The following nucleotide sequence is from Mytilus edulis chromosome 13, xbMytEdul2.2, whole genome shotgun sequence.
aggTGTATCAGTAGAGTACCTTAATCCGTCTTTTCTTATCAAAAAGCCAAATGGAAGTTTTCGACTTGTCACAGCATTTGCTGATGTTGGCCGCTACAGTAAACCTCAACCCTCATTAATGCCAGACGTACATTCTACACTTCGACAAATTGCTCAGTGGAAACATATTGTGATTTCTGATTTGACTAAATCTTTTTATCAAATACCGTTACATGGAGACTCCATGAAATACTGCGGTGTCTCAACCCCATTTTGTGGTGTAAGAGTATATGTGAGATCTGCAATGGGGATGCCTGGATCAGAGACAGCATTAGAGGAACTTACTTGCCGTGTACTAGGCCACCTAGTACAAGTAGTGGAGTGACAAATCGGGAAAAGTCGCTTAGTTAAGGAgtttaatggaccgaaataccgCACGGCTGAAAATTCACATGAAGATAGAGTAAACATGATACTTTCATTTTAGCCCTGTCGTAGAGTTTTCCCACGGTGCAGTTTTTTGTAAAATCGTGTAAAAGTgagattttctgattttttttctttttcattttcaaacacgAGAACGCTTATAATAAATTCCCGAATGAGATATCATACACAAATTTGGTATCATATGAAAGAGTGATGTATCAGCTTTTATTTGACATCAAGCTTTAATAT
It contains:
- the LOC139500435 gene encoding uncharacterized protein, with the translated sequence MSYVPPKTVRALRSFVGAYNELEDIGVFKKPKDIGVSVEYLNPSFLIKKPNGSFRLVTAFADVGRYSKPQPSLMPDVHSTLRQIAQWKHIVISDLTKSFYQIPLHGDSMKYCGVSTPFCGVRVYVRSAMGMPGSETALEELTCRVLGHLVQVVE